Within the Deltaproteobacteria bacterium genome, the region TCGAACGACTCTGATCGTTGGTACCGCCGGCAGTGCGAAAACCACCTTTGCCGCGCAGTTTCTCGCAGCAGGGATTACGCATGCCGATGAGTCTGGGGTGTTCGTGACCTTTGAAGAAAGCCCTACCGACGTGCGACGCAATGTTGCCGGTCTTGGCTGGCACATCGAAGCGTGGGAAAAGCAAAAAAAGTGGGCCTTCGTTGATGCCTCTCCACAACCACTGGAAGATGTACAGCTCAATGGCCAATATGACTTGGGCGCTCTGCTTGCCAGAGTGGAACACGCCATTCACCAGGTCAACGCCAAGCGCGTGTCGATCGATGCCATCGGCTCACTCCTGCTCCGCCTGCCGCATGTCGCCCTCATACGCAGTGAATTGCTCCGCTTATTTGCAGGTTTGCGCTTACTCGAAGTGACGACGCTGTTGACCACCGAGCGTGTCAACGATCACGGCGAACTCACACGGCATGGCGTCGAAGAGTTTGTCGCAGATAATGTCATCATTTTTCGCAATGCCTTAGAAGACGAAAAGCGACGGCGAACGATGGAAATTCTCAAGTTTCGCGGGACAACGCATATCCGCGGCGAAGTCCCGTTTACCATCAATCCTCAACAGGGGGTGGTCCTTCTTCCCCTTACCGACTTACAGCTCAAACAACGCTCGTCGGTAACGCGCATTACGGCTGGCAATGTCGAGATTGATGCCATGTGTGGCGGTGGATTCTTTCGCGATTCCATTGTCTTGGTGTCTGGTGCCACCGGCACTGGCAAGACGTTACTCA harbors:
- the kaiC gene encoding circadian clock protein KaiC, with amino-acid sequence MGAGTLAAIGKLKTYIPGFDLVAHGGLPKDRTTLIVGTAGSAKTTFAAQFLAAGITHADESGVFVTFEESPTDVRRNVAGLGWHIEAWEKQKKWAFVDASPQPLEDVQLNGQYDLGALLARVEHAIHQVNAKRVSIDAIGSLLLRLPHVALIRSELLRLFAGLRLLEVTTLLTTERVNDHGELTRHGVEEFVADNVIIFRNALEDEKRRRTMEILKFRGTTHIRGEVPFTINPQQGVVLLPLTDLQLKQRSSVTRITAGNVEIDAMCGGGFFRDSIVLVSGATGTGKTLLTTQFLAGGIRQGERCLLLAFEESREQLFRNAQGWGIDFEKMEEEGSLRVICEYPEVASLEDHLLRMKTEVEEFKPHRLTIDSLSALERISTEKGFREFVIDFTSFVKHREIAGVFTATTPTLMGGISSTEAHISTLTDSIILLRYIEIYGEMRRGITILKMRGSTHGKEIREFTIDGRGMHIGQAFRNVTGIISGNPVYLAANEINQLETLFKEDQP